A genomic stretch from uncultured Pseudodesulfovibrio sp. includes:
- the acs gene encoding acetate--CoA ligase, translated as MSEEKKIESLQKDGQIFEPDSSMQAQAWIQNMEAYDAANEKALNDPEGYWGDRAKDLLTWFSDFDSVLEADYDKPEFKWFSGGTTNVSYNCLDRHLTDGRRNKAALIWQGEPEEDTRVYTYQMLHTEVCRFANVLKKKGVKRGDRVALYMPMIPELAIAMLACTRLGALHSIVFAGFSSIALQSRIDDCQARVLVTSDAVLRAGKTIPLKPNADEALKDCPTIEQCVVVQRGGNEVNMVEGRDSWWHDEINAEDISSECDFEKMEAEDPLFILYTSGSTGKPKGVLHTTGGYLTYAAHTTQYVFDVKDDDVYWCTADIGWITGHSYIVYGPLALGATSVMFEGVPSYPKPDRFWQIVDKFKVNIFYTAPTVIRALMREGEEWTKKYDISSLRLLGSVGEPINPEAWLWYHKNIGGGKLPIVDTWWQTETGGIMISAMPYATPLKPGSATKALPGISAKIVRRDGTPAEPNEGGHLIIDKPWPGMLRNVWGDSERYKSTYFAGFPGAYEAGDGARVDEDGYFWIMGRLDDVINVSGHRMGTAEIESALVAHKDVSEAAVVGMPHEIKGETIYAYVTLRAGLEPDDDMVKDLKAWVRKEIGPIATPEFIQFADGLPKTRSGKIMRRVLRKIVEGSNEFGDTSTLADPGVVTDLVEGNKDLVS; from the coding sequence ATGAGCGAAGAAAAGAAAATCGAGAGTCTGCAAAAAGATGGGCAGATATTCGAACCCGACTCCTCCATGCAGGCCCAGGCGTGGATTCAGAACATGGAAGCCTACGACGCGGCCAATGAAAAGGCGCTCAACGATCCTGAAGGATACTGGGGCGATCGGGCCAAGGATCTCCTGACCTGGTTTTCCGATTTTGATTCCGTACTGGAAGCGGATTACGACAAACCCGAATTCAAATGGTTCTCCGGCGGCACGACCAACGTTTCCTACAACTGTCTGGATCGCCACCTGACCGATGGTCGTCGTAACAAGGCCGCGCTCATCTGGCAGGGCGAACCCGAGGAGGATACCCGGGTTTACACTTATCAGATGCTGCACACCGAGGTCTGCCGATTTGCCAATGTCCTGAAAAAGAAGGGCGTTAAACGCGGTGACCGTGTTGCTCTGTACATGCCCATGATTCCTGAACTGGCCATCGCCATGCTCGCATGTACCCGCCTTGGTGCGCTGCACTCCATCGTTTTCGCAGGGTTTTCTTCCATCGCGCTTCAGTCTCGTATCGACGATTGCCAGGCCAGAGTGTTAGTCACGTCTGATGCGGTTCTGCGTGCAGGCAAAACGATTCCGCTCAAGCCCAATGCCGACGAAGCCCTCAAGGACTGTCCGACGATCGAGCAGTGCGTTGTGGTTCAGCGCGGTGGTAATGAAGTCAACATGGTCGAAGGTCGTGACTCCTGGTGGCATGACGAGATCAATGCCGAGGATATTTCTTCCGAATGCGATTTCGAGAAGATGGAAGCTGAAGACCCGTTGTTCATTCTCTATACCTCCGGTTCCACAGGCAAGCCCAAGGGCGTGCTGCACACCACCGGCGGGTATCTGACCTACGCAGCCCATACCACCCAGTATGTGTTCGATGTGAAAGACGACGATGTTTATTGGTGTACGGCTGACATCGGCTGGATCACCGGGCATTCTTACATCGTGTATGGTCCGTTGGCCCTGGGTGCCACGTCCGTCATGTTCGAAGGAGTGCCGAGCTATCCCAAACCGGATCGTTTCTGGCAGATCGTGGACAAGTTCAAGGTCAATATCTTTTACACCGCGCCCACCGTTATCCGTGCGCTCATGCGTGAAGGTGAAGAGTGGACTAAGAAATATGATATCTCCTCCCTGCGCCTGCTCGGGTCCGTGGGCGAGCCTATCAACCCGGAAGCGTGGCTCTGGTATCATAAGAATATCGGTGGCGGGAAGCTGCCCATCGTGGATACATGGTGGCAGACTGAAACCGGCGGCATCATGATTTCCGCCATGCCGTATGCCACGCCGCTCAAGCCCGGTTCCGCCACCAAGGCTCTGCCCGGTATCTCTGCAAAGATTGTACGTCGCGACGGAACTCCCGCCGAGCCAAACGAAGGGGGCCACCTCATCATCGACAAGCCGTGGCCCGGTATGCTCCGTAATGTCTGGGGTGATTCGGAACGCTATAAATCCACGTATTTTGCCGGATTCCCCGGAGCTTACGAGGCCGGTGACGGTGCTCGTGTGGATGAGGACGGCTACTTCTGGATCATGGGTCGTCTGGATGACGTTATCAACGTGTCCGGGCATCGTATGGGGACCGCTGAGATTGAGTCCGCTCTGGTCGCACACAAAGATGTCTCCGAAGCCGCAGTCGTTGGTATGCCCCACGAGATCAAGGGTGAGACCATCTATGCCTATGTCACTCTCAGGGCCGGTCTTGAACCGGATGACGATATGGTCAAGGACTTGAAAGCCTGGGTGCGCAAGGAAATCGGCCCCATTGCCACGCCCGAGTTCATCCAGTTTGCGGACGGCCTGCCTAAGACCCGTTCAGGTAAGATCATGCGGAGGGTTCTGCGGAAGATCGTTGAAGGTTCGAATGAATTTGGTGATACGTCCACACTCGCCGATCCGGGTGTTGTTACTGATCTGGTCGAAGGGAATAAAGATCTCGTCAGTTAA
- a CDS encoding DUF1566 domain-containing protein, with amino-acid sequence MGAVYKAAMPVTGRIVALKVLKPAEILEDIVGEDALRKMFFKEAATMASINHVNVASILDVGMGDAVTPPHFTMEYFCGNLGVLMGETYEVELESRRLGIEASLHIARGMLHGLDRLHYEGIIHRDVKPFNVMLAEDQGGPGQVKLIDFGLSKLRGEKPAGHKGMVVGSPYYTAPEQESDPESADARSDIYSVGVTLYRMLTGSLPEERGSGKRLCDIHADLDCAWDEFFDEALALEPDKRFQDAMGMIDALNSLEAAWQSQKDATCTVSDLLFEPERHEPEWLPRHESVKVGIKGARAFFDLDELWRPNEYGPGEFKDSGDGTVLDSVSGRVWEKDGSRYPLTWERAHAHVERLNRNGFAGHNDWRLPTVDELTTLFTGRTEPGEFCLESVFDAQKARLWSADTKAFTAAWYADAEMGFVWWQDRTCRFFVRAVCGE; translated from the coding sequence ATGGGTGCGGTATATAAGGCAGCTATGCCGGTGACTGGACGGATTGTTGCGCTGAAGGTTTTGAAGCCTGCTGAAATACTTGAGGACATTGTGGGCGAAGATGCGCTCCGGAAAATGTTTTTCAAGGAAGCAGCCACGATGGCGAGTATCAATCATGTGAACGTGGCCTCCATTCTGGATGTGGGCATGGGGGATGCCGTGACGCCGCCCCATTTCACCATGGAATATTTTTGCGGCAATCTCGGGGTGCTCATGGGCGAGACGTACGAGGTTGAGCTGGAATCTCGCCGTCTCGGGATTGAGGCCTCACTTCATATCGCGCGCGGCATGCTGCATGGTCTGGACAGATTGCATTACGAGGGCATCATCCATCGGGACGTCAAACCGTTCAACGTCATGCTGGCGGAGGATCAGGGCGGGCCTGGTCAGGTCAAACTCATAGATTTCGGCCTGAGCAAACTGCGGGGCGAGAAGCCTGCGGGGCACAAAGGCATGGTGGTCGGTTCCCCATATTATACCGCTCCCGAACAGGAATCCGACCCCGAAAGCGCGGACGCCCGTTCCGATATTTATTCCGTGGGCGTGACGTTATATCGAATGCTCACAGGTTCCCTGCCAGAAGAGCGTGGCAGCGGGAAAAGGCTGTGCGACATTCATGCCGACCTGGATTGTGCCTGGGATGAGTTTTTTGATGAGGCATTGGCTCTTGAACCGGACAAGCGGTTTCAGGATGCCATGGGTATGATAGACGCTTTGAATAGTCTGGAGGCGGCATGGCAGTCGCAAAAAGACGCTACCTGCACGGTCTCTGATCTGCTGTTTGAACCAGAACGCCATGAGCCAGAATGGTTGCCGCGTCATGAATCCGTGAAAGTGGGGATCAAGGGAGCCAGAGCCTTTTTTGATCTTGATGAATTGTGGCGGCCCAACGAATACGGTCCTGGAGAATTCAAGGATTCGGGAGATGGGACAGTTTTGGATAGTGTCTCTGGTCGGGTTTGGGAAAAGGACGGTTCGCGGTATCCCCTGACCTGGGAGCGCGCCCATGCGCATGTGGAACGGCTGAACCGCAACGGTTTTGCCGGTCACAACGATTGGCGCCTGCCGACGGTAGACGAGCTGACCACGCTGTTTACGGGACGGACCGAGCCGGGAGAATTCTGTTTGGAATCCGTATTTGATGCCCAAAAGGCCAGACTGTGGTCCGCTGACACCAAGGCGTTTACCGCTGCATGGTACGCTGACGCCGAGATGGGGTTCGTCTGGTGGCAGGACCGCACCTGTCGGTTCTTTGTCCGGGCGGTGTGCGGAGAGTGA